The Bubalus bubalis isolate 160015118507 breed Murrah chromosome 2, NDDB_SH_1, whole genome shotgun sequence genome includes the window CTCCATAGACACACACTCCAATTTACAATATAAAACCTCTGGAAGCCCACCAGAGGAACCTGATGCTTCCTTACACTCTCCTCTAACCCATACCTCTTTGGAAGctgaatttttaatcattttaaagcacTTGTAGGCATGCATTCAAACCATTTTCTTGGAAATctttccaagtaaaataaatatttcttaagtagTCAGAAATTTTCTTTGAAGCCTTCAGAATAGTAATCACATATATTCACACTATGCTGACTATCAAAGCCCAAATCAAGGGAATGGTGTTCATAACATGGTTTCAGTCTTAGCATATAGCTGAGTACTAAATTATCAATGCATTTAAACTGACTGTGGGATAGGAATAAAAGCAGATTATTAGTcctgaagaaattgaaaaaaaagtgaaatctagGAAGTTCTACTGCTTAGAGATCACCAGAGTGCCAAACATTTGTCCCTGATAAAACACATCTTAGGTCTCAATATCAATAAAGATACTCAGATGGTTGGGGGAAGAAGGAATAGGTGGCATCCAAAAACAGTGGCTAACACAACAGAGCGAGACTCTGGCTCACCTGACTTATTGCCAAGTTTCACCAAATAAAGAAGCAGGACTCTCTTAAGATCAATGGCTCTTGATCCTTGCTGGATATTAATCACCtgggtacttttttaaaaataccagtgTCTAGAGAAACACCCAAAATTAAGTAAGTAAAAGTCTCTGAGcatcaatattttttaagagCTCTTCATGTGACTCTAACATGTAACAAGATTTGACAAGCAATATTCTAGAGTCTGTCTAATTTTAATTGGCATATAAATTACCTAAGGTTGTCGTTAATGCATGGATTCCTATTCAATAGGTCTAGGAATGGGTTTCAGATTCTGTATTTCTAAGCTCAAATGTGATGCTAATATTGCTGGCTCATGACCACACTTTGAACAGCAAAGTATCTAGAACAGTGGATCTCAATCTTGGCTTTGAATCATCTgaggtacttttaaaaatacctatgcCCCACCCACAAAGATTCTGATCAGTATGGGATTTGGccatcaaaatgtttttaaaattcctgGGTTTTAAAGGTGAGGGCCACTGTTCTAGAAAAACTGGCATAATGTATCCAAATAAgggtaaaaaagaataaaacgaCAGAAGCAGAGGGAGCAagcttatttttgtttgcttactACTCACTTTTAagataatatgaatatatttccTCCAATATTAGAAGAGAATGAAAACTCAAAGTAACCATGAAAGCTAATTCCAACAGATATTCCATTCTTAGAGTTTATGAAGGAGCCTTTCCTAACTACACAGACGGAGCTGGAGAAAGAGAAATCTACCCAGCTTTGTCTTTATCATACTCCCAGACCCCACTTCATGAAACAAAAAGCCCTAAAAATGTGGGAGACACTTTCGTACCTCCACTCTCTGCCCACTAATTCAGAGATGACCATCCTTGCAACATGCTAGTGTAGGAGACTCagagtatttttctttatatgttcCCCACTATCAATCAATCTACCTCTGACATAAGTACAATATATCTGGGGAATTTTAATGCCCATAACTATACACAACAATGGAGACAAACAGCACGCTGAGGGCACTGTCTCCGTAAGCACTCTTAGGATAAAGCTGGACATATATAGTATGGATATCTTTGCCAAGTAAAAAATCTGGGAGCCTGTAAAAACACTACAAATCAATAGAAAGTCAAATAATCTTGATGGCCCCAAAGAAGATCATACCCCTGAAAATTATCTGcttcctgtggtggattcatttcaatatttggcaaaactaatacaatattgtaaagtttaaaaataaaataaaattaaaaaaaaaaaaagggcagaatcaaaagaaaatgtcCAGAAATAACGGAGACCATCAAAGGACTAAAAACAGGCTCTCAAgcaagaaaagtgttagtcgttcagtggtgtttcatgctttgcaaccccatggactgtagcctgtcaggctcctctgtccatgggattctccaggcaggaatactggagtggggacttccctgatggtccagtggttaagaatacacctgccaactCTGCTGggacacgggttagatccctggtccaggaagattccacatgctgcagagcgattaagcctgtgagccacagcgaAGAGTAGTCCTCACTGACTCGATTAGAGAAAGGCCacaaagcaaggaagacccagtactgccaaaactaaaataattaaaaaaaaaaaaaaaagaatactgctatgggttgccattcccttatccagggggatcttcccaatccaaggatcaaacctgggtttcctgcattccaggcagatgctttattatctgagccaccggggaagctcatCAAGCAGGAAAACCAAAATCTAGGAAAGGACAGgaggaaatgtaaagaaaaatcacatgagaTAAGAAATTAACTCAAGAAAACCAAAACTACAACAGCAAAATCAAAACCCCTAATAGAAGTAGTAAAATGTAGAACTGATACTGCAGATAATCAAACGAATAATGAGAGACTAACTTCAAGCTACAAAAAAAGGACAAAGAGCAGATATCATAAATCCAAGATGCAGATGTAATCCAAGGTGCAGATGTATTAATAATTGACAAAGAAGAGACCAAAGTAAGTGGAACAAAatcagaaaagacaagaaaatgttCTCTAAATGGAATACATCAGTGTGTGCAGACTGTAAAGGCGTTTTAATATATTCACCATTAGGCCTATCTTAGCAAGTTTTCTTAAATAAgagaatgcaaaaaaaacaaccccaaaaaCTGTCTATAAGCATTCaagcttaaaataaataaattaaaaaaatgaaaaaatatagagaCTAAAAACTTCTCTGCAACACTTAGCAAAACTAGGTATTGAATAAAGCAATGCCTATAaagtattaaaagtaaaattgttaCCCTAAACTTAATATGCAAACTTAACCTCATATTTGAATACAATCTGACGGGGGAATGTGGGTTTGAGGAAGTTGGAAGGATAGATGACAAGAATAATCCAGTTGAGAAGAAGAAATCAACTAGATTATAAATTGTGTAAATTTCCAGGTGGGAGGGAATAGGAAATAAACATAATTGAAAACTCCCTTATTGTTAaagtggaaaaaacatagttGCAGATATAGGTGTATGTTTATGTCTATATGGGAGGGAAGGTGAGTGAATTCTTTCTAGTGACATATTTTCCTTTTGAAGTAGAAAGCGGCTGCTAAGTGACTATGAAAAAAGAGGTGTTAGAGAAGGAAGGagattgaaaaataattattacaaaaattgaaaaaatgcaATAGAATTGGGAGAAAGTGTTGAAGGTTCACGgttactaacatttttttttttttttttttttggcacaccTGTgctgaccatggatcaaacccagcttggcagtgaaagcgctgagttctaaccactgggccactggggaatTCCCACTTGAGTAATGAATTTAAATTGCTACAATCTGCCTGTTGAATGACTACAACTTGCAGAGCATGCCTACCAGGGGAAGTAGGCACATGGAGGAACCCCAACATAAATATGGTTTAGAGGTGAAGGTATGGATAAAACTAAAACAGGGAACCTAAGGTAATTTAGAATATTAGCAAAAGTACTACTAAAATTGGCCATGAAATCAGAGTAGGATAAGGAAATAAATGTaacatggataaaaaaaaaaggagagaggccAAGTAGTTGAACAAGCAAATGAGAGAAGCTGTGGTCAGAGAGCAAAATGAATGCATTAGTGACTTCAGAGGAGGCATGACTACAGGTGAGTAAGTGAACAAGGCTCAGTGAAAGAGGTCATAGGAAATGGGACGGTCAGACAACTGAAAGTCAAGTTCTTAATTATGTCATATACACAGACTCTCAAGGCACTCAGGAATTGTTAGTAACTTCCATATCAATGTGCTTTGATATTCTGTATACAGTTGACCCATGAACAATGTGAGAATCAGGGGAACTGACCTTCCTCCCAGTTGAAAATTCATATATAATTTATGGTCACTCATATCTGGTTCCATATCCATGGATTCAATCAACCACGAACAACGTAGTGCTGtggtatttactattgaaaaaaaaattcatgtacaAGTAGACACTCCAACTTCAAATCTgtattgttcaaaggtcaactgtatacTTTCAAAAGAATAACACTTAAAATAGTAGAAATTTCACATCTTAAGAGTGAAATTTGAAGAGCATCAGCAGTAGTTTAAATGGGAACTTGATAAAGACATTTCTGTCTGGATTTTCAAACAATTTAGAGCAAgcactattattttaaataattaatggacgaaaacttactgtactgacttctcatgatgtgagtggaatcttaaattctaaggttaatatttggatgacagacagtaggcttcttaagtatcagtcattgttgttagaaggaccagtaactaagcttcaagtttgtggaaatttaaatcctgccactttccttcctgagaaggaaaatgaaacacctgatcacgattgttctcaattcctaactttgaACTATGCAGCTCaggaggatctaaaggataccccattagacaatcctgacatggaaatatttacagatggcagttcttttgtttgggatggaaagcgtaaagcaggttatgctgtggtgactgctgaacaggttttggaagcaaaatctctcccccagggaaccagtgctcagttagcggagcttgtggctctgacccgagctctagagttaagcaaagggcagcggatgggcctgataatctatgtgagtctacttctgctgactccaaaaatcctgagtctgccattggatcctcaagacaatgtcttcctgtcctgggctcactcctatgctacattccacaatcggtctaactgctgggtctgcggagcgctcccctcttcgtcagtggaaggcttcccgtggtggacatccccacttcaaggaaaagactttctccaagtctgtgaatactttcgacaacaatcacatgcgatgcctcttcttcatctgatgacatctaccaaccctaaagtggactggtgcaacactttgtactttaactatggacataatgtgacttttaatttcgattttaacttgttttaatgactatgttgcctgcatctgtaattgtataactggatttgtttctggccgcatgaaagcttttaagttgcaaatggttgctcaaactcctgctactgccgTAGCTTCCTCCAAcaactatttggggcccctggatcagatatcctcaatatgaggattaggagaatatgttgcctcaccaatttagggacaacgccccttgtcagctcggaagcagttatggaatgagaacaacgccccttttccctaggcaacataattctcctaaaagaaaaggggggaatgagagagtcagttcctaggcaggttgatagggagtctaggggtccctaaggagagaggggtctggaattcgcaaggaggaagaaaggacaaactttttttctttctccacattccttaggattatataacaataatgtatcctgcctaaggacagtctttggattcaaccttctgttatcttaaaatgtaaattatgggagtaggtctgatgaggtctttacaacctccagacattctttggattatataacctcattgttaacactagcaagcaggtactctttctgcccccttctgatgcctatgtcagaagctttctctagctcctttatactttaataaaactttattacacacacacacacacacacacaaaagaattaaTACAATAAATTCTACTACTTAAGTATATTTCCTCAATCACAAATCTAAGCTAATTCTCACCTGCACAAAACAGATGCACAAGAGAAAAAGATTTAACATTCTCTCTCCCACGTTTCCTCAAACTGCCCAACATCTTTTATAAAGGTATAAACAATTTTATGAGTATGAAGCATTACTGCTCATTATGGATTGTCTAAACAAGTATAATATTACAatgataaatttaattaaaacaaagagGAAGATTCTTACCAAAGGAAGGTGACTCCCTTCCATCCTCTAGTCCTgaatctctctctctatctctctttcTGTGTTTATGACCACGATGCCTGTGACGTCGATGGCTTTTTCTTCCTCCCAGGGGCACATGAACTCCAATAAATAGTGTCCGATGACCTGTATAAGAAGTAAATACACAAATTAAACTTTGAATTATTCCAAGGCACAGAAGATGATTATTTACTTGTTATTGGAAACCCAATACAATTCAATCCATTAAATGGTTCTTGAGTATTTATGATGTGATAAGCTTGCAGCTTAGCACTGTACTTTGGTACATATGTCTATCAAACATCTACAATACTAAGTATTTGGTTATACAGTATTTTATAACCACCATTATTTTATTAACTATCACAACAATCCCCTGTGTCTATTctgcataatttatatttttttcattaaaaattttttgttctattttctcccTGCACTTAACCAACCAGTTATTTTACCAGTTCACTTCCCTTCACAGTTAAGTGTGTAAAACAATCATTATCTCTAATTAAAACAGATTTCACCAAGATCCTAGTAATGTCAAATCCTGTCGAATTTTTAGGCTCTACTGTTTCTATCTGTGGCATTTGATACTATTGACCATTCTCTTCTCTATGATTTAACTTTCTCTAGGTCATCctcctcctttatttttctttttttgctcaaattagtttccttttctggctctctttctatttattcattcaagattGGGATCCCCAGGATTTGACACCAATTCTCTCTTACACTGTAGACTTACATAACCATCTATTAGACATATTCACCTAGACATCCTGCCCATAGGCATGTTAAATTCCATGGGACTCATCCTTTACTTTGTCTCCCAAGTATCATCTATCCAGTACATGCAAGATCTGTCCAGTCATCTCAAAGCACATCCAATTTGTAACCAGGTCCTCTTTTACATCTCATTAATTCATTCTCTCTTCAATATCTCTGGTGTCACTGTCTTAATTTGGACCTTCATCTCTCACCAGGACTATTAGAGCATTCTCCGTAGCATGTTCTTCTCTAATTCCAATCTTGTCCCATTCTGAATACTGAtgccatttttttcccaaaatgcaAATCTGACGACATTACTCCCTGTTTTAGACTCATTGATTGCTTTCTGTTGCCTAAAGGATAAAGCTTTTAGTATCTATAAAGCCAAACAATAGCTGACATCTGCCTAGTTCTCTAGGCTTCCACTCTGCCACACACACGATAAGGCAGCATGTATCCTTTCATTCCTAAATTGCCAGGTGTTCCCAAGTCTCTCTTTCACTTAATGTTGGTACTGTTCTTCCGATTGTATGAAATATCTTTGTCTTTCCTGATGAATACCTAACTCAGCTCCCAAGTCTTAGTTCAAGGATTATGCCATGTATGAAACTTTTCATACTCCCTCAGTCTAAATATACATGACCGTTTTTCCCCTTAGGATCCTCTGGTGCTTAATCATATACATCAAAGCACTTGATTGTAGTTGTTTACTTATAAGTAGTTTTCTTATGAATCCTGTCTGGGGAAGGTCCATGTGTCTGTATCTTTGTCACCTGACACAGTGCCTAGCATGTAACAGATGCCtagcaaatgtttactgaaatgAACAACTTATTGAATGGTATCGTGATGGGTATCAGGGATGCAAATACACAtaagacattattttattcttacaaATCAACTGGTTTCAGCCTTCTCCAATTTATATAAAAAACTAGCATTCACAAGTATAGTATATTGCTCTGAATGTATATATTAGAATCAATTTGAAGATGTGAACCCACCCCCTCAAAAAGACATGATTTAATCTAtatactgaaaaaattaaaaatttccaacATCATTATTTTAACAGAAGTGGAACAATCTAAAATACACTcagaaaaactttaaagaaaaataaccagcattatttacaattgccaagatatgaaagcaacctgtatccatcagcagatgaatggataaaggtgtgatatatatctgtgtgtgtgtgtgttcagtcacttcagtcatgtccaattcttttcaaccctatggactgtagcctgctaggctcctctgtccatgggattctccaagtaagaatactggagtgggtttccatgccctcctccaggggatcttcccgactaagGGATCAAAGACTCCTCTCATGCATCTCGTATATTACAGGTTAATTTCTTATCACTGAGTCATCGGGGAAGCcctgtgtatttgtatatatatacacacacacaattaaatactacttagccattaaaaaaagaatgaaattttgccatttgcaacaacatggatggatctggaaggcattgtgctaagtgaaataagtcagacagagaaagacaaatactgaaggatatctcttatatgtggaaactaaaatacAATAAACTAGTGAATACAATTAAAAAAGACCCGACGCCCTCCTCGGGCCGGTCACGTGGCGCTCAAAATGGCCGCGCCCGGGCGACTCGAGCGGAGCGTGGCGTGAGCCCTCGCGGGGCCGGAGGAGACCCGCGGAGGCCGCGGCTGCACGGAGGAGCGCGTAAGATACACATtattgaaaaatgacattttgattTAACGCTCAAGATGGAAAATCATGAACCAGAAGGTACTATCATCAAGGAGAACTTAATTGATATCATAGCCAGAAAAATTAACCAACTCCCAGAAGCAGAACGGAATCTGCTTGAAAATGGATCAACATATGTTGGACTTAATGCTGCTCTCTGTGGCCTAATAGCAAATAGTCTTTTTCGCCGCATCTTACATGTGACACAGGCTCGTATAGCTGCTGGCTTACCAATGGCAGTGATCCCATTTTTGACAGCAAATGCATCTTACAAAGGTTTTGTAAGTTTACCTTTGAATACAGGTGATCTGCAGTGTGAAACCTGCACCGTAACACGAGGTGGACTGGTTGGTCTTGTTTTCGGTGGCCTGTACCCTGTTTTCTTGGCTATCCCTGTGAATGGTGGCCTAGCAGCTAGGTATAATTCAGCCCTGCTGCCAGAGAAAGGAAACATCTTAAATTACTGGATTAGGATTTCTAAGCCTGTCTTTAGAAAGATGTTATTTCCCATTTTGCTCCAGACTGGGTTTGCTGCATACCTCGGGTCTAGACAATATAAACTACTTATAAAGGCTCTTCAGTTACCAGAACCTGGCCTAGAAATTGAGTGATTGTTAAGCAAatctgtacacaaaaataaaactataaaaataacctaaaaaaaaaaaaaaaaaagatgcagattcacagatatagagaacaaactagcagtTATCAATAGTGGGGGGAATATAGAAGAGAGGGAGTAGAAGGTACAAACTATTGGACATAAGATAGGCTAAAAGATGTATAggacaacacagggaatatagccaatattttttaataactgtaaatggactgtaacctttaaaacatataaaaataaaatttcaatgaattaattaaaaggaaaataacaaaaaccTTTTGAGGAAGCACTAGGAAGGAGAACTTACCTTATAAGATAACAGGACATACcataaagttaaatatttaaaataagtcacAAACATTGGCATTTAacattaattattttgaattacttGGCCATCACTACATTGTAATCCTCTACACTAGTAAGTTGAAGGCTATTAATCATGGAGAAGGTATAAAGCAACAAAGATTGAGACTTGCATAAAACTAACACtaaagagttacagaaaaaaatcaaagacttaagaaacaataaaaaaaatgaagagtgaaTTTCCAATTAAATTAAACATGGGAGATTAAACACTTGCTTCTTACCACAGGAAAAGCTTCTGGGTGCTAAAAATGTTCTTTCATGATAGaagtttttgctttaaaaatatttgttaaactttCTACATAAGCTTTGTGCACTTCTCCATATGTATGCTTCagctcacaattttaaaaattttaaaagaaaccaaagaaaaagagTTTTAAGAAGGTGAGAGTAACCACCTTATATGCTATAAAGGAGTCAAGCAAAATTGACTAAAAATTAGCTATTACATTTGGAAATTAATGTTTATCTGTAACTTTCTTGAGAGCAGTTCCAGTGGATAGGGAAATGAATAAAAGTTGTAAGTTTAGACAGTGACTATTTCCTAGAGCTAAGCCTTAAAGGTTGTAaaggtttctgctgctgctgccaagtcacttcagtcgtgtccgactctgtgcaaccccatagacagcagcctaccagactccgccatccctgggattctccaggcaagaaccctggagttggttgccatttccttctccaatgcatgaaagtgaaaagtgaaagtgaagtcactcagtcgtgtctgactctttgtgatcccatggactgcagcctactaggctcctccatccatgggattttccaggcaagagtactggagtgggttgccattgccttctcctaacaatTGTGAATTAAGAAAGCCATTAccagacagtccatggggtcacaaagagttggacacgactgagaaactaaactgaactgaactgattaccagACAGACAAAGATAAGGAGAATCGTGGACCTGACCAGCCAGTCCACAGGGCGTGGTTGAGGGTAATTAATATTGCCTTTGTTTGTAGAATGTGAATATCATGGGCAATTTCCAGAAGTAACATCCTAAGAAGTTGCCAAGTCAAGGCTGAAATAAACAATCTGAAACTATATCCAAATATATCCAGATAAAAAGAGGATGCCAAGACACAGAGCTGACCTAATGTCTTtagttcagaaaagaaaaaacactctGAAGGAATTTCCTGACACAGAATCCTACAGGGCTGGTTAAAAAGAAGACTCATTTGGGTTTTTCACTATTAGTGTAATTGATGGATTTTATGGTAAGCTTAGGCTTACCTTCGTTAGAAACTATCAGACTATCTTCCAAAGtagttgtaccattttgcattccaatGAGCAAAGAATGAGAGATCCTGTTGcaccacatccttgccaacatttgatgATGCCAATGctttggattttagccattctaatagatgtgtgctgctgctactgctgctgctgctaagtcgcttcagttgtgtccgactctgtgcgaccccatagacagcagcccaccaggctcccccatccctgggattcttcaggcaagaacactggagtgggttgccatttccttctccaatgtgtgaaagtgagaagtgaaagtgaagtcgctcagtcgtgtccgactcttatcgaccccatggactgtagcccaccaggctcctccatccatgggattttccaggcaagagtactgtaatGGTATCTAATTGCTTTAACTTGCAATTCCCTAATGacatatgatgttgagcatctttttatatgctatttaccatctatatatcttctctgCTGAGATTTCTCTCCAGATCCTTTCCTATTTTGTAATTgggttattttcttattgttgaattttaagagttttttgtatatttggggtaacagtcctttatcagttATCTTCTGCAAGTATATTCTCCTGTCTGCAGTTGTCTTTGgggtaacagtcctttatcagttATCTTCTGCAAGCGTATTCTCCTGTCTGCAGTTGTCTTTTCAATCCCGTAACAGTGTTTTTAACAGAGTAGgagctttcattttaaagaagtcTAATCTATCAAAATTTTTTCATGGattgtgctttttgttgttgcATATAAGAAGTCACCTCCAAGCTCAAGGTCacctagattttctcctatgtcaTCTTCTAGAagttatataattttgttttacatttaggtaaaTGATCCACTTggtgttaatttttgtgaaaggtgTAAGGTCTGTATCTAGATCCTAATTTAAGTGCTAATTTACTCACTAGCCATTTGACACTATGAGTTGAAAACTAATGCCCATGTAAAAGGATGCACACAAATTGTTATAGCTGCTTTATTTATAATCATCAAAAACCgggaaacaaccaagatgtcctttattaggtgaatgaataaacaaactgtggtacatccatgcAATGGagtatcaacaacaacaaagacacagaggaaactaagattcatattgctgagtgaaag containing:
- the LOC123465290 gene encoding transmembrane protein 126A, producing MENHEPEGTIIKENLIDIIARKINQLPEAERNLLENGSTYVGLNAALCGLIANSLFRRILHVTQARIAAGLPMAVIPFLTANASYKGFVSLPLNTGDLQCETCTVTRGGLVGLVFGGLYPVFLAIPVNGGLAARYNSALLPEKGNILNYWIRISKPVFRKMLFPILLQTGFAAYLGSRQYKLLIKALQLPEPGLEIE